The following is a genomic window from Armatimonadota bacterium.
GCTTTCTGTACGTCTTCCGGCGCACGGTCCTGCAGCGGCTGGCAGCGGTCCCCACCTTCACGGGGCTGGGCGCCGGCCTGGTCCTGGGCGTGCTGACGATGGTGGCCCTGCAGTACCTCGGCCGGGGCGTATCTGTCCCGCTGGCGGAACTGGTGGTGTCCGCGTGTCTGTCGGTGCTGGTCTTTTCCGCCGCCGCTGACCCCGCCGATCGCGGGCTGGCGTGGTATTACGGGGTGCTGTGCGGCCTGCTGGTCTACCTGGTCATCTGGGGGGTGCCGGGATCGTTGTGAGCGACCCCGGCCGGGTGTCGTTTCGCTCGCCCGCGCTCCTGGAGGTGGTCGCCATGCCGGCCCCCCGCTCCGGCGTCACCAGGTACCTCATGGCGCACCTCGCATCCCCCCGGCCGCCCCGGCTACCGCGGCCCCCACCACCGTGGCCAGGAGGTTGACGGTGTTGTTGCCCACCAGGCCCCGCCGTCCCTCCACGGTGGCGCCCAGCACGCTGTCGGCCACCATGCCGGTCACCCCGGCCAGCCACACCCACCCCCACGGCGCCCCGACCCACCACGCGGCCAGCGCCGCGATCAGCCCCGCCCCCGCGAGGCCCCCACACGTTCCGGGGAGGCTTACCGCGCCGGACTGTCCCGGCGCGGCCGGCGCTCCGGTGGTGATCAGACGCGGGCGGGCTCCGCTGCCCAGCCCGACCTCCGAGGCCCAGGTGTCGGCGGTGGCGGCCGCCACCGCCCCGGCGAACGCTGCTGCCACCCACGCGGCCCCTCCCAGACCATGGGCGACGGCCAGCGCTGTGGCCACCGCGCCGTTGGCCAGGACCTGTCCGGCGGTGCGGCCGCCGCGGTGCTCGGGGTGGGGTTTGTCCGCCGCCCGCCACCGGGTCAGCGCGCTGCTGGTCGCGAAGAACGCCACCAGCAGGCCCGCCAGCGCCCACCCCCCCAGCCCGAACACCAGCGTCCCGACGGCCCACGCGGCGACGGCGCCGCCCGGGGTGAGGGCCCCCGCCAGCCGCGCCACAGCCACGGCGGCCAGGCTGTAGCCCATGCCTTCTGCCAGCGTCGGGATCATCGCGCCGCCCTGTTCGCCGCGCCGGGCGCCGTCTCCCGCACCGGGAGTTCGGGATTGACAACCCCCCTTCCCCCCGGGTAAGGTTAAGGATGCGACAGGCGGGCTCGCATCCCGCCCTGCACCTTGAAAACTGCATAGCGGTACGGGAGCCGACTGCACACCACCCCAGACGAGCAATTGTCTCCCCGGCGGATCCATCAGGGTCTGGCGGGGCGTTGTTTCGTATGGGGGGTTGTTGGTCCTCGACACCTTTGAGGATGCCAACGGAGAGTTTGATCCTGGCTCAGGACGAACGCTGGCGGCGTGCCTCAAACATGCAAGTCGAGCGGGGGTTGGCCGCGGGGCAACCCGCGGTTTCAGCTCTAGCGGCGAACGGGTGAGTAACACGTGGGTAACCTGCCCCGCAGACGGGGATAACCTCGGGAAACCGGGGCTAATACCCGGTACGCTCCCGGGAGGGCATCCTTCCGGGAGGAAAGGGTCGCAAGACCGCTGCGGGATGGGCCCGCGGCCTATCAGCTTGTTGGTAGGGTAACGGCCTACCAAGGCGATGACGGGTAGCTGGCCTGAGAGGGTGGTCAGCCACACTGGGACTGAGACACGGCCCAGACTCCTACGGGAGGCAGCAGTTGGGAATCTTGGGCAATGGGCGCAAGCCTGACCCAGCGACGCCGCGTGGGGGATGAAGGCCTTCGGGTCGTAAACCTCTTTCGGGGGGGAAGAAGCCGCAAGGTGACGGTACCCCCAGAAGAAGCCCCGGCTAACTACGTGCCAGCAGCCGCGGTAAGACGTAGGGGGCGAGCGTTGTCCGGATTTACTGGGCGTAAAGCGCGTGCAGGCGGTCGGGTAAGTCCCGTGTGAAAGCTTCCGGCTCAACCGGAAGAGGCCGCGGGAAACTGCCCGGCTTGAGGGCGGTAGAGGGTGGTGGAATTCCCGGTGTAGCGGTGAAATGCGTAGATATCGGGAGGAACGCCAGTGGCGAAGGCGGCCACCTGGGCCATCCCTGACGCTGAGACGCGAAAGCTGGGGGAGCGAACGGGATTAGATACCCCGGTAGTCCCAGCCGTAAACGATGCTCACTAGGTGTTGGGGGGTTACTCCCTCAGTGCCGAAGCTAACGCATTAAGTGAGCCGCCTGGGGAGTACGGCCGCAAGGCTAAAACTCAAAGGAATTGACGGGGGCCCGCACAAGCGGTGGAGCATGTGGTTTAATTCGATGCAAAGCGAAGAACCTTACCAGGCCTTGACATGCAGGAAGTACCGAACCGAAAGGGGAGGGACCCGTAAAGCCGGGAGCCTGCACAGGTGGTGCATGGCTGTCGTCAGCTCGTGCCGTGAGGTGTTGGGTTAAGTCCCGCAACGAGCGCAACCCCTGTCCCTAGTTGCCAGCGGGTCATGCCGGGCACTCTAGGGAGACTGCCGGCGACGAGCCGGAGGAAGGCGGGGATGACGTCAAGTCATCATGCCCCTGATGGCCTGGGCTACACACATGCTACAATGGCCGGGACAATGGGCTGCCACCCCGCGAGGGGGAGCTAATCCCAAAACCCGGTCCCAGTTCGGATCGCAGGCTGCAACTCGCCTGCGTGAAGCCGGAATCGCTAGTAACCGCCGGTCAGCCACACGGCGGTGAATACGTTCCCGGGCCTTGTACACACCGCCCGTCACGTCATGGGAGTCGGCTTCACCCGAAGCCAGCGGCCTAACCCCCTCTGGGGGAGGGAGCTGTCGAAGGTGAGGTCGATGACTGGGACGAAGTCGTAACAAGGTAGCCGTACGGGAACGTGCGGCTGGATCACCTCCTTTCTACGGAGAACCGGTGCACAGGTCACCTGCGGTGTGTGACCTGGGTTCCGCGGCCACCCGACCGCATGCAGTTTTCAGCGGAGGGCTGCTCACGCGAGCGGCCCTCCGTCTTTTTCGCACCCCGGCGGTCAGCCGGGCGGCCCCGAGGGCTTCCGCGACGCCCCGAAGGCCGGCCGGCCGCGCCGCGCCCCCGGCCCGCGGGCCGGCGTGACTGCCCGCCCGCGGCGGATCAGGTCGTCGATCAGTTGCTCGACATCCACCCCCACGCCAGGATTGTTCCTGCGCGAGGTCGAGCGCGGCACTCTTCCTTGACGTTCCGTCCCTCGGTTCCGGTGGGCCCGCCGCGCCCGCTCGGGCGCGCGCTCGGCTCTGGTGGACGAGCCCGGCAGCGGGTACAGTGGTGCGGGAAGGAGGCGAGAGGGCATGGGCGAGGGGCGGGAGAGGGCCACCCTGGCCGGAGGGTGTTTCTGGTGTCTGGAGGCGGTCTTCGAGCAGCTGGAGGGGGTCGAGGAGGTGGTCCCGGGGTACGCGGGCGGCTGGGTGGACCGCCCCACCTATGAACAGGTGTGCTCGGGACAGACCGGGCATGCCGAGGCCGTGCAGGTCACCTTCGACCCCCAGGTCCTCTCCTACCGGGACCTGCTGCGGGTGTTCTTCGCCGTCCACGACCCCACCACGCGGGACCGGCAGGGCCCGGACGTCGGGCCTCAGTACCGGTCGGTGATCTTCACCCACACTCCCGAGCAGGAGGCCGCCGCCGCCGAGGTGATGGCCGAGGCCGCCGGGCAGCGGGATGACCCTCTGGTCACGGAGGTGCTGCCCCTCGAGGCCTTCTACCCGGCCGAGGACTACCACCGCGGTTACTTCCGCCGCCACCCCCGGCAAGCCTACTGCCAGGTGGTGATCGCCCCCAAGGTGGCCGCCGTCCGCCGGGAGTTCGCCGGCCGCCTCAAGACCGGTCTCCGCCCCGCAGGGGGCGTCTAGCGCCGGAGGGCCCGTGGACGACCGCGCCGTGCAGGACTACTATCCAGAGTCCTTCGCCCACTGCTACGGGTGCGGCCGGCTCAACCCGCACGGCTACCACCTGCGCACCACCTGGGACGGGGAGGAGACGGTCACCCGGTTCACCCCCCACCCCTACCACACGGCGCTGCCGGGGGTGGTCTACGGGGGCGTGATCGCGTCCCTGGTGGACTGCCACGGGACCGGCTCGGCGGCGGCCGCCGCCCTGCGGGCCGAGGGGCGCGAGATCGGCCAGGGGCCCGCCCCGCGGTTTGTGACGGCCGCGCTGCGCGTGGAGTTTCGCCGGCCCACCCCGCTGGGCGTTCCCCTGGAGGCCCGGGGGCGCATCCGGGAGATGGCGGGACGGAAGGTGGTGGTGGAGGTGCGGGTTCTGGCGGGGGGCGAGGTCACGGCCACCGGCGAGGTGGTGGCCGTGCGCGTGCCCGACGGTCCACCGCCCCCGGATTCCGCGCCTTGACAACCCCCCACCCGGTTCTATAATGAAGGTTGGTCTGCACGACACGGGAGGGACCACGGATCATCGGGACGCCGAGCGGCTAACCGAATACGTGGAACGCGATGGGCACCGAGGGGGATGGTTGCCCATCCCCTCTTTTTGTGTCCGGCAGGCCAGCGATGACGTCGTCCGCATCCCCCGGACGGGTACCTTGACAACCGCACAAGGCAGGGTTCCGGGCGCTCCCGAGGCGTCCGGACCGTCCCCCATCGCCGGATGGGGCCCGTCGTGTCTGGGTGTGCAGGCACGAGGGGGCAGTGCAGGCTCTAGACAGCTACTCCTAAAGCGGGTTCCAAGCTAGTACGGGCGCACGGTGGATGCCTTGGCGCCAAGGGCCGATGAAGGACGCTGTCGGCGGCGAAAGGGCCGGGGAGGTGCCGAGCAACCGTCGATCCGGCCGTCTCCGAATGGGGAAACCCCCCGCGGGTCATACCGCGGGACCCACCGCTGAATCCATAGGCGGTGTGGAGGGCACCCCGGGAACTGAAACATCTTAGTACCGGGAGGAAGAGAAATCAACCGAGATTCCCCTAGTAGTGGCGAGCGAACGGGGAACAGCCCAAACCGCGCGGGCGCGGAAGCCCGCAGGCGTTGTCCGCGCGGGGTTGCAGGGCGCCATCGGGCCGGGCTGCGGACCGGCCGGGAAGTGAGCAATCCTCGCCGTAGCCGAACTGTCCTGGAACGGCAGGCGATACAGGGTGACAGCCCCGTAGGCGACACGGCGAGGACTTCCTGGGTGGCGTTCCTGAGTACCACGGGACACGAGGAATCCCGTGGGAAGCCGGGAGGACCACCTTCCAAGGCTAAACACCCTTGGCGACCGATAGTGCACGAGTACCGTGAGGGAAAGGTGAAAAGAACCCCGGGAGGGGAGTGAAATAGAACCTGAAACCGTGTGCCCACAATCAGTCGGAGGGCTATGCCGATCCTTCGGGATCGGAATGCCTGACGGCGTGCCTATTGAAGAATGAGCCGGTGAGTTGTCGCGTGTGGCGAGCCTAAGGCCGGCGACGGCCGGAGGCGGAGGGAAACCGAGTCTGAACAGGGCGCACCCCTGTTGGGGCCCCCGGTCCGCCGCGAGGCGGGCCGGGGTGGAGTCGCACGCGGCAGACCCGAAACCGGGTGAGCTACCCCTGGCCAGGGTGAAGCGGAGTTAACCCTCCGCGGAGGCCCGCACCCGTTGGTGTTGAAAAACCATGGGATGAGCTGGGGGTAGGGGTGATATGCCAACCGAACCCGGAGATAGCTGGTTCTCCCCGAAAGGCATTGAGGTGCCGCCTCGGCGCCGAGCCGCGCGGTGGTAGAGCTCTGGATGGGCTAGGGCGGGAGGACCCGTACCGAACCCAACCAAACTTCGAATGCCGCGCGGTGCTCGCCGGGAGTGAGTCCGTGAGGGATAAGCTTCATGGACGAGAGGGGAACAACCCAGACCGCCAGCTAAGGTCCCCAAATGGTGGCTAAGTGGGAAAGGAAGTGGCACCGCCCAGACAGCCAGGAGGTTGGCTTAGAAGCAGCCATCCTTTAAAGAGTGCGTAACAGCTCACTGGTCGAGTGGTGCTGCGCCGAAAATTCAACGGGGCTCAAGCCGCCTACCGAAGCTGCGGATCCGGTGCGGGTGTCGTCCCGCGCCGGGTGGTAGGGGAGCGTTCCGCGCCAGGGTGAAGGCAGACCGGAAGGACTGCTGGACGAGGCGGAAGTGCGACTGCCGGCATGAGTAGCGAAAAGACAGGTGAGAATCCTGTCCGCCGTAAGGCCAAGGATTCTTACGGAAGGTTCGTCCGCGTAAGGTTAGGCGGGACCTAAGGCGAGGCCGACAGGCGTAGCCGATGGACAGCCGGTCGACATTCCGGCCCCGCTCCGTACCCGTTATCGAGCCACGGGGGGACGCAGGAGGGTAGGCCTACCGGGTGCTGGTCGTCCCGGGTTAAGCGGGTAGGCGGGGGATCTAGGCAAATCCGGATCCCCGTTAACGCCGAGACGCGAACACGAGCCCGAGCGCATGCGAGGGCGAAGTGGCTGAGCCCACACTGACGAGAAAAGCCTCGTGGTGAGGGTGCGGGGCGCCCGTACCGGAAACCGACACAGGTGGCCAGGCACGCAACGTGCCAAGGCGCGCGAGAGAACTCTCGTCAAGGAACTCGGCAAAATGACCCCGTAACCTCGGGAGAAGGGGTGCCCTGGTAGGGTGACCGCGCGCAGCGGGAGCCCGAAGGGGTCGCAGAGAATAGGCTCAGCCGACTGTTTAACAAAAACACAGGTCTCTGCTAAGCCGCAAGGCGACGTATAGGGGCTGACGCCTGCCCAGTGCCGGAAGGTTAAAGGGAGGGGTTAGTCCGGGGGCGACCCCGGGCGACGCCCCAAACTGAAGCCCCGGTGAACGGCGGCCGTAACTATAACGGTAATCCCACGCTACCGGGATGGCCGTTGGAAAATCCGGCTATATGCTGGGACGGCTGTGGATGTCATGGTACCGAGGAGGTGACAACCCATGACTGCAGCCTATCAGCAGGAAAGGCTGTCTGCTACCGAAGCGCAGCGATGGTTCCTCGCCGGTTTCATCGAAGGCGAGGGCTCCGTCACGGTGTCCATCAAGGAGGATCCGACGGCGCAGTTCGGGTATTACGTGGATCCCGAGTTCCTTCTCTACCAGCATCGGGAGTACCCGCAGATGCTCGAGCTGGCGCGGCGGATCTTCGGCACGGGTCGCATCCGTCCCAAGCCCGGCAACGAGCGGGTATGGGAGTTTGCGATCACGAGCCGGCGGAGCCTGGCGGAAAAGGTGGTGCCCTTCCTGCGCAAGTACATGGTGTACTCTCCCCGGCGCGAGATCTACGAGCGATTCTGCGCTATCGTGGAGGCCATGGAACGCAAGGAGCACCGCACGCCGGACGGGTTGGCGCGTATCGTCGAGCAGGCGTACGCGTTGAACCCCGCTGCCAAGGGCACGGCCCGGAAGCGGGCCGTGTCGGCGGTAGTAGGCAGAATCCTCAGAGACTATACGCCGGACCCGCGATCAGGCGGGAAGAGATAGTCCGTCCTGCATGGCGACATGCAGATTAACACCGAGCCTAAGGTAGCGAAATTCCTTGTCGGGTAAGTTCCGACCTGCACGAATGGCGTAACGAGCTGAGCGCTGTCTCGACGAGAGACTCGGCGAAGTTGTGCGGCCTGTGAAGACACAGGCTACCCGCAGCTGGACGGAAAGACCCCGTGAAGCTTTACTGCAGCTTGTCATTGGATTTGGTCTTACCATGCAGAGGATAGGTGGGAGGCTGAGAAGCCGGGGCTCCGGCCTCGGTGGAGCCGCCCTTGGAATACCACCCTTGGCAAGGCTAAGTCCTAACCGGGGACCTCACCGGTTTCCGGGACAGTGGCAGGTGGGCAGTTTGACTGGGGCGGTCGCCTCCTAAACGGTAACGGAGGCGCCCAAAGGTCCCCTCAGCACGGTTGGAAACCGTGCGGCGAGTGTAAGGGCATAAGGGGGCTTGACTGTGAGGCCGACAAGCCGAGCAGGGACGAAAGTCGGGCCTAGTGATCCTACGGCGGCAAGTGGAAGCGCCGTGGCTTAACGGATAAAAGCTACTCCGGGGATAACAGGCTGATCTCCCCCAATAGTCCACATAGACGGGGAGGTTTGGCACCTCGATGTCGGCTCATCGCATCCTGGGGCTGCAGTAGGTCCCAAGGGTTGGGCTGTTCGCCCATTAAAGCGGTACGTGAGCTGGGTTCAGAACGTCGTGAGACAGTTCGGTCCCTATCCACTGCGGGCGCAGGTGGCTTGAGGGGAGCTGCTCCTAGTACGAGAGGACCGGAGTGGACGGACCTCTGGCGTACCGGTTGTCCTGCCAAGGGCACGCGCCGGGTACCTATGTCCGGACGGGATAAGCGCTGAAAGCATCTAAGCGCGAAGCCCACCCCAAGATGAGGCCACCCACCGGGTCAACCGGGTAAGCCCCCAGGAAGACGACCTGGTTGATAGGCCGGAGGTGTAAGCGCCGCAAGGCGTTGAGCTGACCGGTACTAATCGGGCGAGGGCTTGATCACCGCTTTAGGAGTAGCTGTGTGGAGCCTGCACGAGGCGATGTCGAAGGACCACGGTCACGGTCGATGGCCCAGACCCCGGTCGGGGTCGTGCCGGAGCCGTCCCTGACCTTCGACACCGAGACGTCTTCCCGGTGGCCATGCCGGAGGGGCCACACCCGTTCCCATTCCGAACACGGTCGTTAAGCCCTCCAGGGCCGATGGTACTGCACTGGCAACGGTGTGGGAGAGTAGGTCGCTGCCGGGAGTCATCGCGCGGGGACGCGGCGTCATGCCGCGTCCCCGCGTGTTTTTATGCGCGCGGGAGATCAGGGCCGCGGCGCGATCACCTGCAGCCAGTTGCGGGGGACCGCCGACAGGCCCAGCTCGTCAAACGCCTCGTCCACCCCCCGGCGCAGCGCTTCGGCGCCCGCTTCCAGGGGGACGCCCGGGAGGGCGCCCTGGATGAACAGGGAAAACGATCCGATGTCCTTCAGGCTCTGGCGGCTGAGGGGCTGCTGGTGGAGGGTGACCACCGGGTCGCCGAACCCCACGGCCCGCAGCAGGTCCCGGTACTGATCCACGGTAAGCCACTGCATGGCGGTGGCCTTGACGCCGCGGGTGACGGAATACCCCTGCTCGGCCAGCCAGCGCATCGCCCGCAGCACCCACAGGCGGTAAAAGCGCTGGGTGCCGTCGGGATAGGCGCCGTGGAAGAAGGTCGTGTTGAAGCTGAGCAGACCCCCCGATCGCAGGCAGCGGAAGATCTGGTCGAGCACCGCCGCCTTGTCGCCGATCAGGTGGATGGCGTTGGCGAACACCACCCGGTCCACCGGGGGCACCAGGGCCGCCAGGCGCTCCGCGGTGCCCTGGATGAAGCGGACGATCCGGGAGCGAATGCGCTCACGGGCCCGGGCCAGGGCAGACGGTGACGGGTCCACGGCGTAGACGCAGGCGCCGGGCGCGGACTCGTCCATCTCGCGCAGGATCAGTTCGGTGACCGCCCCCGGCCCGCAGGCCAGGTCCACCACCGCGCCGTCCCGGGGGATGCGGCTGTGGGCGACCAGCCAGGCGTTGACCTGTCGGAAAAAGGGGTGCCGGGCGAATCGCTCAAACGAAAAACGCTCGTCGTCCACCGCCGCCGGCCCGGCGGCCGACACGGGTTCCTCCACAGGTCCCCCCTCCCGGGCGCTGCTGCCCCCCATCGCGTGTAGCAGAGGCTTCGGCCGGCGCCGCCGGATTCCTGCCGGGCCTCACTCCTCCGCCGGAGAGGGCCGCGGCGGGGCGTCCAGGAACACCACCTGTTCGGCCACCACCTCCACGGCGGTGCGCCGGCCGCCCTCGGCGTCCATCTGCTCGACCCGCAGGTGTCCGGCGACCCCCACCAGGCGCCCCGCCCGCAGGTGGTCGGCCACCACCGAGGCCAGCCGCCGCCAGGCGATCACCGGGATGAAGTCGGCATCGCGGCGCCCGTCGCGCCCCACGGCCGTCCGGGGAACCGCCAGCACGAACCACGCCCGCTGGACCCCGGTCTCCGTCGTCCGGACATCGGGATCGCGGGCGAGCCGGCCCACCAGAGAGACCACGTTCAGTCCCCGCCCGCCCGCTCTCCGGGCCGGGCCGGAGGGGCTGCCTTCGCGCGCGCCGCCGTCTGCCATCGCTACGCTCCTTTCTGTCCCTCGGCTCCACCCTACCGGGTGGCGGCGCGGGGGGCCATGCCCCGGGCGGGCCATCCACCCCCGGCCCGGGCCGGCCGCCAGGGATGAGGGCGCGCGCGGCGAACACACCGGGGCGTCGGGGAGGCGCACGGGTGGGCGATCCGGCGGGCGGGTGTCTGCTCCTGCACGGGTTTTCGGGGTCTCCCCTGGAGATGACCCCGCTGGCCGAGGCGCTGGCCGGCGCCGGATGGGAGGTGTCGGTCGTCCGGCTGGCCGGCCATGGGACCTCGCCCGACGACCTGGCGCGGGTGAGCTGGGAGGACTGGGTCGCATCCGCCCGGCACGGCTACCGCCTCCTGCGGGCCTGCTGTCCCCGGGTGGGGCTGCCCGCAGGCGCTCCCGCAGGCCGGCCAGCCCCTCGGCACCCTCGGTGGCCACCTCGAATCCCACGCCGTCGTCTTCCATGATGCAGCGGAGACGGCCGTCCGCCGGCTCGACGGTGACCTGCACGTGCCGGACCCGGGCGTGGCGCGCGGCGGTGGTCAGACCCTCCTGGATCATCCGCAGCAGCGCGTGATCGGCAGCCGGCGAGATGCGGGGCAGCGACGGAGGGGGCGGACCACCAGCTCGAGCGGCCACCGGTCGGCGGTGCCGGCCACCAGGGTGCGCAGGGCGGCGGCCAGATCCACCGGCGCCGCCCGCAGCCGGCGGACCAGGTAGCGCATCTCGTCGGCCGCCCGGCGGGCGGTGTCGGTTTCGGCGGCGGCGATGCGCCCCGCCCGCTCGGGCGCCTCCCGGATCAGGCGGGACGCCGGGTCCAGGCGCTGGGCCAGGGTGACCAGCAGGTGCTGGACCTCGTCGTGGATCTCCCGCGCCAGCTCCCTCTGGAAACGGTCCCTCTCCGCGGCCCGTTCAGCGGCGACCACCGTCCGGACGGTCGACGCGACCAGAGGACGGTGCGGACCAGGAGGTCGGCCGTGGCGGGCACGGCGAACCAGGCCACCGCCAAGGGAGCCAGCGCCCACATGTGGGCCAGGATGACCAGGTTCAGCCGGCGCCGCATCGTCCGGAGAATCCCCCGGCGGCGGGGCGGTCTCCTGCCGGACGGTGACGGAGGCTCCCGCGCGCGGATGGCGAACACACCTTCCCGGGGATGGCGGCGATGCTATTGCTGCGGGAAAGCGACGTGCGCGCCCTGCTGCCCATGGCGGACGCCATCGACCTGATGGACCGGGCCCTGCGGGCGTTCTCCACCGGGCAGGTGGTGCAGCCGGTGCGTCTGGCGATGCTGATCGGACCCCACGGGGGCTACCTGGGGCTGATGCCGGCGCACCTGCGCGCGCCCGAGGAGGCCCTGGGCGCCAAGGCGGTCACCTTCTATCCGGGCAACGCGGCCCGGGGGCTGCCCACCCACCTGGCGGTGATTCTGCTGTGGGAGGGCGCCACC
Proteins encoded in this region:
- a CDS encoding DUF92 domain-containing protein; the protein is MIPTLAEGMGYSLAAVAVARLAGALTPGGAVAAWAVGTLVFGLGGWALAGLLVAFFATSSALTRWRAADKPHPEHRGGRTAGQVLANGAVATALAVAHGLGGAAWVAAAFAGAVAAATADTWASEVGLGSGARPRLITTGAPAAPGQSGAVSLPGTCGGLAGAGLIAALAAWWVGAPWGWVWLAGVTGMVADSVLGATVEGRRGLVGNNTVNLLATVVGAAVAGAAGGMRGAP
- the msrA gene encoding peptide-methionine (S)-S-oxide reductase MsrA, translating into MGEGRERATLAGGCFWCLEAVFEQLEGVEEVVPGYAGGWVDRPTYEQVCSGQTGHAEAVQVTFDPQVLSYRDLLRVFFAVHDPTTRDRQGPDVGPQYRSVIFTHTPEQEAAAAEVMAEAAGQRDDPLVTEVLPLEAFYPAEDYHRGYFRRHPRQAYCQVVIAPKVAAVRREFAGRLKTGLRPAGGV
- a CDS encoding PaaI family thioesterase is translated as MDDRAVQDYYPESFAHCYGCGRLNPHGYHLRTTWDGEETVTRFTPHPYHTALPGVVYGGVIASLVDCHGTGSAAAAALRAEGREIGQGPAPRFVTAALRVEFRRPTPLGVPLEARGRIREMAGRKVVVEVRVLAGGEVTATGEVVAVRVPDGPPPPDSAP
- a CDS encoding methyltransferase domain-containing protein — protein: MEEPVSAAGPAAVDDERFSFERFARHPFFRQVNAWLVAHSRIPRDGAVVDLACGPGAVTELILREMDESAPGACVYAVDPSPSALARARERIRSRIVRFIQGTAERLAALVPPVDRVVFANAIHLIGDKAAVLDQIFRCLRSGGLLSFNTTFFHGAYPDGTQRFYRLWVLRAMRWLAEQGYSVTRGVKATAMQWLTVDQYRDLLRAVGFGDPVVTLHQQPLSRQSLKDIGSFSLFIQGALPGVPLEAGAEALRRGVDEAFDELGLSAVPRNWLQVIAPRP
- the ssb gene encoding single-stranded DNA-binding protein, whose amino-acid sequence is MADGGAREGSPSGPARRAGGRGLNVVSLVGRLARDPDVRTTETGVQRAWFVLAVPRTAVGRDGRRDADFIPVIAWRRLASVVADHLRAGRLVGVAGHLRVEQMDAEGGRRTAVEVVAEQVVFLDAPPRPSPAEE
- a CDS encoding histidine kinase yields the protein MVAAERAAERDRFQRELAREIHDEVQHLLVTLAQRLDPASRLIREAPERAGRIAAAETDTARRAADEMRYLVRRLRAAPVDLAAALRTLVAGTADRWPLELVVRPLRRCPASRRLPITRCCG